In Salvelinus sp. IW2-2015 linkage group LG23, ASM291031v2, whole genome shotgun sequence, a genomic segment contains:
- the LOC111950207 gene encoding neuferricin, which translates to MLGFIISFIFVLVAILILRQDWANITGAAPQSTVPPARLIIKDELSLYSGGEDSKGLYLAILGQVFDVEKGMKHYGPGGGYSFFAGKDASLAFVTGDFTDTGLTDDVSSLSAAQVVSLYDWLAFYHKDYKPVGRLVGRFYSESGEPTEALLQVEAALEQGQRLKDQAQAEKQHLPACNSEWSAARRGRVWCSTKSGGVQRDWAGVPRKLFSPGSGRSRCVCVQNSSTLENPNIQEYEDCPPHADSCPVRE; encoded by the exons ATGCTAGGGTTTATCATTTcgtttatttttgtattagtgGCAATACTAATACTGCGTCAGGACTGGGCCAACATTACTGGCGCTGCACCTCAATCGACAGTTCCACCTGCGCGTCTTATAATCAAAGATGAGTTATCGCTGTATAGCGGAGGGGAGGAYAGCAAGGGCCTTTATCTGGCCATTTTAGGACAGGTGTTCGATGTAGAAAAGGGGATGAAGCATTATGGTCCTGGTGGTGGTTATAGTTTCTTTGCag GTAAAGACGCTTCTCTGGCTTTTGTCACTGGGGACTTCACAGATACTGGTCTGACCGATGACGTGTCGAGTCTGTCCGCTGCTCAGGTGGTGTCCCTGTATGACTGGCTGGCCTTCTATCACAAGGACTACAAGCCTGTAG GCAGACTGGTGGGACGGTTCTACAGTGAGAGTGGAGAGCCCACCGAGGCCCTGCTACAGGTGGAGGCAGCCCTGGAGCAGGGGCAGAGACTCAAGGACCAAGCCCAGGCTGAGAAGCAACACCTCCCAGCCTGCAACTCAGAGTGGAGCGCTGCCAGGAGAGGACGGGTCTGGTGTTCGACCAAGAG TGGTGGAGTGCAGAGAGACTGGGCCGGCGTACCTAGGAAGCTGTTCTCTCCTGGCTCGGGccgctctcgctgtgtgtgtgtccagaattCCTCCACACTGGAAAACCCTAACATTCAGGAGTACGAGGACTGCCCCCCTCACGCTGACTCTTGTCCTGTCAGAGAGTAG